From the genome of Aerococcus urinaehominis:
GCACCCATCGTATTCCTCCTTATAATCTAGTGATAATTCTTGGCAAATTATAGAAGAAACTGGTCATTGCTGGCCAGTTTCTTCTTATTTTTAGAATAAATCGGCAAAACCGTAATCGATTAGGGCCTGACGAGAGTCAGCTAAGCAATCGAATGGGTCGCGTCCGTATAACATATCTTGTTCAACTAATAGGTATTCAATTCCTAAATCTAAAGCTTTATTAACAATAGCTTGATAGTCCATTGAACCAGCACCAATTTCAGCAAACTCTACAATATTAGTGAAGGCTGTATAGAAGCTAGCCACATCTCCTTCTTCAAGGGCAGAGAAAGCTTCATCTGGAATTGCACCAATCCGATAATCTTTAATATGAACTAAACCAGCACGATCCTTGTATTGCTCTAAGATAGCAATTGGATCAGCACCACCACGTTGTACCCAGTGTAAGTCTAATTCAAAGTCCAAGGCCGGACATTCACGAGCAATAATATCAATTAAAAACTCATCTTCATATTTGCGGAACTCAACATGGTGATTATGGTAATAGAGTTGAATACCTTCTTCTTTAAGTTTTTCACCAAATTCGTTGGCTTGACGACAGAATGCCAAGGCTGTTTCCTTATTTTTCATATTAGCAAAAGGTAACATGCCAATACGAAGTTTTGTTACGCCTAGGGTCTTACAGTCTTGAACAATTTTATCGAATTTAGTATCCAAAGCATCATTACCGCCTGGTGTACCTTCATCAATTACGTTACAAGAAAGCGAAGCAATTTCCATGCCTAACTCATCTTGCGCACGTTTTAATTCAGCAACATTTTCTTCAGTCATAGGAATTTGAGAAATTTCAACGGCATTATAGCCAATTTCACTGACTTTCTTTAAGGTTTCAAATGCACCTAATTCCTCAAACTTTTCCTTTAACATCATTGCTTGTACGCCAATTTTACTCATGAATAAATTCCTCCTTATTCACAATTCGATTTTCTGCTGATGATAATTTCATCGCATCAATCATTTCCATAGTAATAAGAGCACTCTCTAAGCCACAGTAGTCGTCGGTATTATCATTAATAGCCCGATAAAAACTGTCAAAATAGTTACGGTGGCTAGGTCCATAGTAAATCTTAGTTCCTGGCACCCGTTCATTTTCAGCCAGACAGTTAATATCCTTGTCGAATAACTTATCTTCTTTGATTGTATAGCGGCCGTTGCTAGTCATGACTTGGAGCTCAATTGAGTCATTACCGTAGTAGGCATTAGTGCCCATAAAGAATCCATGGCTACCATCAGTAAACTCAAAATTAGCTGTTGCCGTATCTTCTACTTCAATATCGTAATCTAACAAATTACCAACTAGCGCCTTACAGGCTGACCAATCATTACCGGTTACATAATGCATGAGATCTAAGGTATGAATAGCCTGGTTAATAATGGTACCAGACCCCGCTTCGTCCCACTTACCACGCCAAGGCTTTTGAGAGTAGTAAGATTCTGGTCTAAACCAAGGTACCAAGCCCTTAACTGCCAGAATTTCCCCACCCTCTGCTTGGAGAAGACGCTTCATTTCCTGAACAGTTTCATTCAAGCGGTTTTGGAAACACACAGCAACCTTGGTGCCATTAGCTAAGGCCTGGTGGTCCAATAGTAACTGTCGTGAACGCTCAGCGTTAATAGATACTGGCTTTTCAAGTAGTACATGAACGCCTGCGCGCGCAATCGTCATCGTTGCCTCATCATGGAGATAGTGGGGTAAGCAAACATGAACGACATCCAAATCTTCCTGGGCTAACATCTCTGTCAAATCTGTATAGAAAGGAAAATCTGAATAGTCCTTAGCCCGGGTGGGGTCATTATCACAAACCGCCACTAAATCGGCATAAGGGGATTCAAGAATCCCCTTAGCATGGACGATGGCTACAGTTCCCAAGCCAACAATGCCAACTTTTAGCATGTTAATACGTCCTTTCAATTAATCACGTGTTGGGAACTTACCTTCTTCTTCAATATGTTGGTTTAACATTTCTAAGAACTTATCATCATCAAAGTCTTTAATAGAAATCTTTTCGCCAGTCCAGCCAGACATTTGAATGGCATTGGCTAGACGTACGCCGTTAATACCTTCAGCACCTGGTGCGATTAAGTCTTCGCCATTTAAAATATGTTGGGCAAAGTTTTCGATAACGCCAGAGTGTTGAGCACCCCAAACGTTTTCTTCTTCAATCGTTTGTACTTCTTCGAATAGGTCGCCAAAAACATTTTCAGCAGCCATCATGCGTTTAACCTTATCAGCATCGAAGCCAGCATCGATATCTTGTTCAGTTTCTTTTAGACGATAAACAGTTGCTTTTTGTGAATCATCAACAACGATTTTACCTTTATCGCAATAGATTTCAAGACGGTCTGAACCAACAATTTCATTAGTTGATGTAACAAAGACACCAGTCGCACCGTTAGGATACTTCAGCATGGCATGAACTTGGTCTTCTACGACAATGTCACGTTGGTAACCTTCATCAACCATGGCATACACTGATTCAGGTACACCTGCAATCCATTGGAAGAGGTCTAATTGGTGAGGTGCTTGGTTAACTAGGACACCGCCACCTTCACCGCCCCAAGTAGCACGCCATTCACTTTGGTTATAGTAAGCTTGTGGCCGCCACCAAGTGGTGATAATCCAGTTAGTACGGCGGATTGCACCTAAATCACCGCTGTCCATAATGGCTTTAATTTTTTGATAAAGTGGATTATTACGTTGGTTAAACATAATCGCATAAGTTGCTTTAGCATCTTTAGCATATTCATTTAATTCTTGAACTTGCTTAGTATAAACACCAGCAGGTTTTTCATTCAAAACATGGATATCTTTGCTTAAAGCATAGATTGCCATTTCTGGGTGAAGATAGTGAGGTACCGCGGTAATAACCGCATCTACTTCGCCAGAATCTACTAAATCTTTGTAATCTTCATAAGCATTTACTTCTGGGAAAAGTTCCTTGCAACGATCAATTGCAGCTGGATCAATATCACAAACACCTGTTAGTTCAACTGAAGGTACCAAACCACCGTCAATAAAACGACCATAAGCCGAACCTTGGGTACCATAGCCGATAATACCTAAACGTAATTTTTTCTCTGCCATAACAATTCTCCTTTATTATGCTTTTACCTTACCATCACTATATGTATCAAATGCCTCAGCGTAGCTTAGATTGCGAAACTGCTTAGGAGTCATCTGCATTTTTTGTTTGAAGAAACGAGAAAAGTGCGCTGGACTCTCAAAACCACACTGCTTGGCTATATCCTGTATCGGTAATTCACGGTTCATAAACAACTGGAAACGTGCCTGCGTCAAACGATAAGACATCAAAAATGACATCACGGTTGTCCCCGTCACCTCCTTAAAGAGATGAGGTAAATAGGAGCGGGAAATGTTTACCCCACGGGCAATATCATCTAAAGTCAAGCTCTCCTGATAATGCCTGGTAATAAAACGAGTTACATCTTCTACCTTGCGGATTCTATCATCACTAGTTTCTCGTCCAATCAGACTCTCATCAGCTGCTAAGTCAATCTCTAAAAGTAGACTAACTAACTTAACCTGGATAAGTTGCCGATGTTGGTTACTGTCCTTACGGTCAACTAGCTGGACTAATTCACTAATGGTTTGTCCAATCCGACCAGCTGCAGCCTGGTCAGAAATCCGGTAAAGATAACCGGTGGAATTGGTAAACAAACCCAGCAGGTCTTCCGCACCTAAACTAGCTAAGACTGGTGCGATAAATCCGCTGTCGAAGTGAATCATAGAACGCCGGTATTGTTTTGAGTCTGGTGAAACAAAAGCCTTGTGAAGTCGCATCCCGTCAATAAGTAGGATATCTCCAGCTTGCAGGTCATAAAAGTGGTCTCCCACTTGATAGTAAACATTACCTGCAACCAGTTGATAAATCTCAAGCTGACTGTGGCTGTGGAAATCTAACTGGTCAATACCACCATCTAGATCGTAACCACCATAAACGCCGTTTTCCATATTTTCACCTACCGATTACAAGTTTATTATACTAAAGAAAACGCTTTAATTCATTAACTAAATGTGTTTAAAAACAAATATAAATTGACTGAACGTGCTATTTAGCGTTGAACCATTAATTACCGAAGCTGATGAAAGGGGTTAAGACCCAGCTATAACTGATATTTTTTAAAAAATTATCACTTAATCTAGCTAGCAAGTTTTCTAAACTAAAACGGTTGCTTGCTAATTATTTTAGCAAGTTTTGTTATTATAAGCAAAATCAAGTATCACTCCTGGGCAAAAAACTATAAAAAAGAGACTGATCACCCTAGTCACAGTCTCCTTTCCCCATATTAATTTTTTTACTAACAGCCTAGTCTGGCAAATTTTAAGCAAGAGAAGTTGCCCCTTATCCCGCTCCTAATAATCCGCACTTACCATAGCTGAAAAACCCAGACAATTACGCCCGCCATGCACACCAAGTACAGGTGGTAGGTAGGCAATATCTATGGCTAGATCAGGATAACGCTCTTGACATTGGTCAGCCAAATCTTGGGCGGCTTGGGGGGCATCACCGTGCGCAATGGCCAACCTAACCCGCCCCGGATAAGCAGCTATTGCTTGGTCAAAAATTTTATAAACAAGCTTATGAAAACGTTTCTCAGTTCTTACTTTTTCATATACCTGTAACTGTCCGTCTTTATCAAAAACTGCTACAGGGATAATATTTAATAGTTCACCAATAAATTTGGTACCTGCCTGAAGTCGCCCTCCTTTAACTAGGTTGTCCATTTCTCTTATCCCAACATATACCCGACTCTGATCAGCTGACCACTGCAATTTTTGGGCAATTGCTTGGCCTGGCATACCCAAGTCCAACATATCTAGGGCTTGGGCTAGCAAAAACTGCATGACCAAGGAGGTAGATTTAGAATCAATGACGTAACTAGTTACTTGGTCTTGGTAATTTTCAAGTAGTAAGCGGGCAGTATTATAGGTTCCTGATATTTGACTAGATAAATGAATAGCGAATATTTGTTGGTAGCCGGCCGCAATAATTTTTTCTACAAGCGCAACATAATCACCCACCGGCGGCTGAGAAGTGGTCGGCAAGTCCGGGGCCGCCTGCATCTTTTGATAAAAGGCAGCGATATCACTATCCCGATTACTGTCCCTAAAGGTGGTGCCGTCTGCTAGGATAACCTCTAAGGGAATGGTAAATACATCCGGATGATTTTTGTATTGGTCAGATAAATTGGCAGTTGAATCAACGATGAAGGCCGTCTTCATTAAATCGCTCCTCTTTATATAATTACTATTTATTGTAACAAAGAAAAGACTAGTCATTAAAATGTTCACATAAACATCGAATTTTAAAAACTAGATTAACTAGTTTTACCAAAAAAAGCCCGGGACATAAGTCCCAGGCTATCAGTATTATACCTGTATTAGCAGCGTAGTCAGGTTCGACTCGGCAAGCATGTCACCACTGCAGAAATCTGACGCAATAGCTTACAGCTATTGGTCCGATTCCTTCCAGTGGCTCATGCCTGAACGCCGAGTCTCGCACCCTGTATAAGTCATTCATTTTTTAGTGCTTAGTGGCCACGACGTTCGGCTAGGATAGCAGCATTGCTATCAACACGTTTTTTACCTAATGGATATATAAACATTAATGATAGGGCAGCTAACAGGTAAGCAACGCCAGGCACTAACACGGCAACGTTGAAGACCCGGTCAATAACTTCTGCTGTTTGTGTTTCCGCACCAGAAACATAACCAATACCAGTTAATAACCAACCAGCAGCGGCACCAGCCAAGGCTTGACCTACCTTACGGGCAAATGAGTAAAGGGCATAAATAGTACCGTCATCACGGTCACCAGTTGCTACTTCGATATCATCGATTACGTCAATGATACAAGCCCAGATAACTGTATTAAAAATACCGAATCCTAGGTAAGCAATTGATAAGAAAGCAATAAAGACATACATATTATCAGGACGTAATAAGAATAGAATAGCGTAAGAGATGGTAGAAACAAGCATACCAACGATGCCGACTTCTTTTTTACCAAAACGTTTGGCTAAAACTGGTCCTAGCGGTGCTGCAATTGCTAATACTAATAAAGGATTAAGTGTATTGACAATAGAAATACCGGCAGCTGAATTATAGTAGTTAGGGAAGACATAGTTGTTCATAGAACCCATAACTAACTGACCACAAATCATGAATAAGGCAGACAATACAATCCCTTGTAATGAGCGGCTAGTGAAAACAGCACTAAATGTCTCTCCCAAGCTTGGGTTAGAAGCGTTTTCATCCTTTTGAATTTTAACCCGTTCAGTTGTCATAAAGTAGCATAGGGCATAGAAAACAATTGCTAAAATAGAGAAGACCCCTGCTACGACAGTAAAGGTCATGTCTGTTTTTACACGTCCCATTGAATCATAGATAAACAGCGGGGTAACCGCACCAATGATTAAACCTGCTAGGGTTGCACCAACTGTACGGAAGGTAGATAATTGCGTCCGGCCATCAGGATCAGCTGTAATTGCTGAAGCCATTGAACCATAAGGAATATTAATAGCAGTATAGCAGATTGAACCCCAAAGAAGGTAAGTAACATACATATAAATCATTTTGGTTGTCATCGAAGCATCTTGCATTCCTACTTGGTACATTAAGAATGATGCAATAGCTACTGGACCGGCAATCCGCTTAATCCATACCCGGAATTTACCGTCAGGGTGTGGTTTAGAAGTATCGACAATCCGTCCCATACCGACGTCAGTAAAGGCATCGACAATCCGTGAAACTAAAAATAAAGTACCAACAGCACTACCAGGAATACCTAGTACCTCAGTATAAAAGACCATCAGGAACATGGACTGGAAGATAAAGGTCATGTCGTTACCGAAGTCACCAAACATGTAACCAATCTTATCTCGCATGCCAAATGGTTTTACATTTGCATTTGTTGCCATAAAGATTTTTCTCCTTTCAAATTTAAAACTGAATGACTTATCTGCAGATATAATAATAGCGTTTTCTGTTAGCGTTTACAAGTGTTTTCTATAAAATTTTGTAAATTTTTCTAATCTTGTATTTTTTGTGGATTGCTAGTATTTATTGCAAAATTATAATAGGTCAAGTAAGACCTTATAATTTAAAAAAAATAAGAGCCCAGGGATAATACCCTAGACTCTATCACATCATCTATTTTGTTAATAATATTAGCGACGGCTAGCTAAAACCTCTGCGTTAGCATCTACCCGTTTCTTAGATAGTGGATAAACAAAGATTAACGCTAAAGCTGCTAATAAGTAAGCAGTACCTGGTACTAAAGTAGAAATATTAAAGATACTTTCAATCACATCGCCAGTTTGGTTAGCAGCACCTGATACATAGCCTACACCAGTTAATAACCAACCAGAAGCAGCACCAGCAAAAGCTTGACCTAATTTACGCGCAAATGAATATAAAGCATAGATTGTACCGTCATCACGCTCGCCAGATTGGACCTCAATATCATCAATAACGTCGATGATACAAGCCCAGATGACGGTATTAAAAATACCAAAACCTAAATAAGCAATTGATAGGAAAGCGATGAAGACATACATATTATCTGGACGTAGTAAGAAAGCACAAGCATATGAAATAGCTGAGATAATCATCCCAACTGCGCCGACTTCTTTTTTACCGAAACGTTTAGCTAAGCCAGGACCTAAAGGTGCTGCAATCAAGAGCGTTAATAATGGATTCATGGTGTTAACTAAAGAAATACCAGTTGAAGAGCTGTAATAATTAGGGAAAACATAGTTGTTCATTGAACCCATCATCAATTGACCACAAATCATAAACAAAGCAGCTATGATAATACCTGCAAGCGCACGACTTGAGAAGATCGTACCCATTGTTTCTAAGAATGGTTTGCGCTCTTGACTTTCAGAGTTAGTAATTTTAACCCGCTCAGTAGTCATAAAGTAGCAAAGGGCATAAAAAGCAATCGCTAATAACGAGAACACACCAGCTACAACAGTAAAAGTAATATCGGTTTTCACACTACCAGCTGCATCATAAATAAAGATCGGGGTAATCGCACCAATAACTAGTGAAGCTAAAGTTGCACCTACTGTACGGAAGGTAGATAATTGCGTCCGACCATCTGGATCAGCTGTAATCGCTGAAGCCATTGAACCATAAGGGATGTTAATTGCTGTGTAGCAGATTGAACCCCAAAGGATATAAGTTACGTACATGTAGATAATTTTAGTAGTCATTGACGCATCTTGCATACCAGTTTGGTACATCAGGAATGAAGCTAGCGCAACTGGACCAGCAATGCGCTTAATCCATACGCGGAATTTTCCATCTGGATGCGGTTTAGCGGTATCGACGATACGACCCATGCCCACATCAGTAAAAGCATCAACAATCCGTGAAACCAAGAAAAGTGTACCAACAGCCGAAGCTTGGATACCTAATACCTCTGTGTAAAATACCATCAGGAACATGGATTGGAGGTGGAAGGTCATATCATTACCTAGGTCCCCAAACATGTAGCCGACCTTGTCACGCATGCCGAATGGTTTTTCGACTGCATTTGTTGCCATTTATAATTTCCCCTTTCGGTGTCTAAATTTTTAGTAAGAAAAAACAGATGACGTGTTTTTATTCACAAAGAACATGGTAACGTTTTTATTTACAAGTATCAAGATAAATTTTGCAATTTTTTTAAGTTTTAAAAGTATCTTTTTAAAGGTTAATAAACCAGTATTGTTAGCGTTTTAGACGAATTTTAACGTTTTCATAATTATCATTATTTTCAATATTTTTTCAAATAACGCAACAAATGCAATCCGACCTTGTAATATACTTGTAAATTACAAGCAAAAAAAGCCTGGGAGGTAGGTCCCAGACTCTCGCCATTAGTGTTTAAAAATTTTGGGGGCGGCTAGCACCGGTTTGGTAATCAATATAGACGCCCGGCTGGTGGTTAGGAATATAGATATGGAATTGCAGGCTATGGTCTGCATCCAAGCTTAAACCTTCGAGATAAATGCCTCGAGCTAAGAGTTCTTGACCAACAAAAACTGGACTGACCCGGTAGCGAACCTGGGCATTGCTTTCTTCTATATAGGCTGCCACATAGTTTTCGAAGGGCAGCATGCCTTCAACGTTAAAGTAACGCGTACCTGCCATTAAGTTAAGCATATTGTCTTGTTGACCCGTCAACTGGTAGCCGATAAGATGGGACCGGTTATAAAGCCATCCGCCAGATACCAGCCCCGGATAATAAGCCTGGTCCCAACCACTAGGCGTCACAGCAACAAGGCTATCCCTGCCCTGGTCATCTGCTGGCATCAATTGTTGGTCCAAGAGCGCTTCCGCCGTGCCAACGCGACCTAGTTGATCCAAATTACTATAACGTTCCCAGCCACTAGCTGTAATATGAAAATCTTCGCTACTGAACAAGGGGGTATTATTATTGACTGTCACATATGCCTGACCCGCCACATTCGCTGGCGGCTGGCGGTGAAATTGTTGACGATATTCATAGACTTGGCTAGCTGGTAAAGCTAAAACTTGGCTCAAATCCTGGTAATCAACTGGACTAGTTGGCGCCGGACTAGGCTTGTCGTCAACCTGACTTTGGTCACTTGCTAGTGGATTTTCAGGTGTATTGACATCAGATGATTCCTGGTCTGCCTTACCTCCCGCTGGACGCTGGTCTAGTACCGGCACTGAGACCTGGTAGGACTGGTTGTCCTGGCGACTAGCTTGGCGGCTAGCTTGATCGGCTTGCTCTTGTCTTTGGGCAAAGTCACTTGCATAAATACTAGTCAGCGTTAAGCCCACTAAAACTAAAAAACTAATAATCACACCCAATATGGCTTTTTCCCGATTAGGTCTTACCCTTCTTCTTGACATCCCCTGACTCCCTCTCTAATTAAAGCACTAAAAAAGCTTGGCTCAGCCAAGCTTTTTTAGCATTTCTATTATTTTACGCTTATTAGTCGCCGTTGTAAATGGTTTCAACGACTACATAGTCAACAGTGGTTAGAGATTTCAAATCACGGCCACCTGCATATGAAATGGATGATTGTAAATCTTCTTGCATTTCTTTCAGCGTATCGTAAATAGAACCACGACTAGCTAAAAGAATCTTCTTACCTTCAACGTTCTTGTATTGACCCTTTTGGAATTCAGAAGCTGAGCCAAAATACTCTTTGTAAGTTTGGCCATCTTCAACTACTGATTCGCCAGGTGACTCCTCATGGGCAGCTAAGAGTGAACCAATCATAACCATGCTGGCACCGAAGCGGATTGATTTAGCAATATCCCCATGGGTCCGAATGCCTCCATCAGCAATGATTGGCTTACGGGCAGCCTTGGCACATAGACGTATGGCTGATAACTGCCAGCCCGCGGTACCAAAGCCGGTTTTAATCTTGGTAATACAAACACGGCCTGGGCCAACCCCAACTTTAGTAGCATCAGCACCAGCATTTTCAAGATCCCGAACAGCTTCAGGTGTTGCGATATTCCCTGCAATGACAAAGCTATGAGGTAATTTTTCCTTTAGGTACTTAATCATGTCAATTACTGTTTGAGAATGGCCGTGGGCAATATCAATCGTAATATAAGCCACTTCTTCGCCTGATTCAGCTAGTTGGTCAACAAAAGCATATTCCTCTTCTTTGACGCCGACACTAATAGATGCATAAAGACCCTTACGGTTCATGTCACGCACAAAATCAAGACGTTTCTCTGGCTCAAAGCGGTGCATGATATAGAAATAACCATTACGTGCTAAGTCTTCAGCCAACTCTTCATTGAGCACGGTCTGCATATTAGCAGGTACTACAGGAATCTTAAAAGTGCGTCCGCCCAATTCAATCGAGGTATCGCACTGGCTCCGGCTAGTCACAATACACTTGGCAGGAATTAACTGGACCTGTTCATAATCAAATGTTTGCATTCTGTTGTTTCACTCTTCCTTGGCATATTTTAATTTCACAACAAGGTCTATTATAGCATAAAACCGAACAATAGATAGTAGCATTTAGCTAAAGTTGACTTTTTATATTTTATTGTCTAGGCTTCGCTTAACTTAGCTACTGCCCCTTCTGACTGGTTAAAATCAAGATCTGCTTTAATAGTGAAGTAACGATCAGCTTTTAAGTTTTCAATTGTCAGCATGGCTAATAAACTAAATATGTAGAGGGAAGCGATAAATAGCATCACCGTATCAACACCCGAACGGTCTAAGATAAAACCAATCATTACTGATGAGAAACCGCCGATGGCGCGACCAACATTTAAAATCACATTGTTAGCAATTGTTCGGATTTGGTAAGGATATAGGCGGGTAATCATGGCACCGTAACCTGAGAACATACCATTTACGAAAAAGCCCATCACAGCACCAGCCACTAGTAGGGTGGTAAAGAGTTGACAAAAGTAATCAAGTAAACTGAAACCATTGAGGCGATTAAGAAGCTTGCATAGGCTAACCGTGGTCCCAAGCGGTCAAGAATATTACCAAAGACCAACATCCCTAAACACATGCCTAAAATAGTGGTTACCATCCAGAGGCTAGATCCAGTTAATTCTAAGTTAAGACGTTTTTGCATCATAGTCGGTAACCAGTTCATCATACCAAAATAGCCAGCAATTTGAACAGTGGTCATCACCATCAAAGCCAGACTCTGTTTAGCTAGAGCAGGAGTGGCAAAGAGGTCGCTAATTCTACCCTGGTGGCCGTTACTAGATTTATTAACTTGATTAACACCTGGCAGGCTATCTTCATCAACTGACCAGTGCGCCCAGGCAACTAAAATTAGGGGTAGGAAGCCAAAGAGAAAGAGTCCGCGCCAACCAAATAACGGCGCAATAAAGCTAGCTAGTAGCGCTGAAGAAATTGAGCCCAACTGGCCAACAATCCCATTTAAGGATGAAATCCGTCCCATCTTTTCCATTGGGACGATACCAGCCATGATAGCAATAGCTACGCCATATTCACCGCCGACACCAATCCCGGCGATAAACCGCATTAAATAGAGGAAGTAAACATTATTAGTGAAGAAAATTAAGCCAGTAGCGACAGAGAAAATTAAAATCGTCCATTTAAATACGGTAAATTTATTATAACGGTCAGCTAAGACACCAAATATTAAGCCACCAAACAGCATACCAAAATTAGTAATGGTAGCAATCCAGCCGGCCTGAGTACCGGTAATTCCCAAGTCAGCAATAATGGTTCCTAAGGTAAAAGCTAAGAACATCACATTTAAGTCATCTAATCCTGAGCCGACAATGGCAGCTAGGAGGGCACGTTTATTATTTTTTTCCATATTTATCTCCTTAATGGGTGGTCCCGCCACCCTTTATTAATTCCACAACCAGTAACTAATATTTTTGACTCCATAACTCGGGGTCATGGTGCCATTGAGCCAAGATTTTTTCTTGGTCTGGGCTAAAGATTTGATTTTGTTTAACAAGTTGGAGCAAGGCTTCATAATTTGTCAGACTCACTAAATCATAACCCGCTTGGTCAAAAGCTTGGCGACTTTTATCTAAGCAGTAATTAAAGATAGCTAGGCAGCCTAGGACCTGGCCACCGGCCTGGGCAACTTTATCAGCAGCTTCAATGACTGAGCCACCTGTTGAAATCAAGTCCTCTATCATAACGACCTTTTGACCTGCTAGCAGTTGTCCTTCAATCGCATTCTGTTTACCATGTCCCTTGGCCTGGCTACGCACATAGATCATCGGCAGGTCCAAGAGATGGGCAATGATAGCAGCATGAGGAATCCCAGCTGTTGCTGTGCCAGCAATCACTTCCACATCTGGATAGTGAGTCTTAATTAAATTTACTAAGCCAGTCTCAATTTCTTCCCGGCATTGGGGATGGGAAATTACTAGACGGTTATCACAATAAATGGGAGACCTTAAACCAGATGTCCATGTAAAGGGTTGGTCTGGTCTCAGGTTCACTGCCTGGATATCCAACAGAAGTTGGGCATATTTTTCAGTTTCTTTAGTCATTTAGTGCCTCCTGCCATGCTTGGCAAATGTTTAGATAGCTTTGATATGGGTCAGGTGCTTGCGTAATTGGCCGACCCACAACAATATAGTCACAACCATTTTGAGCAGCCTTTTCTGGTGTCATAATTCGCACCTGATCATCACGATTAGTATAGTTAGCTGGTCTAATACCTGGACATACAGTGATAAAATCTGGCCCAGTTGCTGCTTTGATTAATTTAGCTTCTCGTGGCGAGCAAACAACACCATCTAGCCCGGCCAAGTGGCTAATTTGGGCATAGTGACTGACACTCTCCTCTAGCGTACAAGTAATGAGTTGGTCAGCCTGCATCGTCTCTTGACTAGTTGAGGTCAGCTGGGTGACAGCGATTAATAGCGGCGACTGCTTACCCGCAGGTGTGCCGCGGTCCAAGCCTTCTTTAGCTGCCGTCATCATTTGCCTACCGCC
Proteins encoded in this window:
- the pyrE gene encoding orotate phosphoribosyltransferase, which encodes MTKETEKYAQLLLDIQAVNLRPDQPFTWTSGLRSPIYCDNRLVISHPQCREEIETGLVNLIKTHYPDVEVIAGTATAGIPHAAIIAHLLDLPMIYVRSQAKGHGKQNAIEGQLLAGQKVVMIEDLISTGGSVIEAADKVAQAGGQVLGCLAIFNYCLDKSRQAFDQAGYDLVSLTNYEALLQLVKQNQIFSPDQEKILAQWHHDPELWSQKY
- a CDS encoding DNA/RNA non-specific endonuclease — translated: MSRRRVRPNREKAILGVIISFLVLVGLTLTSIYASDFAQRQEQADQASRQASRQDNQSYQVSVPVLDQRPAGGKADQESSDVNTPENPLASDQSQVDDKPSPAPTSPVDYQDLSQVLALPASQVYEYRQQFHRQPPANVAGQAYVTVNNNTPLFSSEDFHITASGWERYSNLDQLGRVGTAEALLDQQLMPADDQGRDSLVAVTPSGWDQAYYPGLVSGGWLYNRSHLIGYQLTGQQDNMLNLMAGTRYFNVEGMLPFENYVAAYIEESNAQVRYRVSPVFVGQELLARGIYLEGLSLDADHSLQFHIYIPNHQPGVYIDYQTGASRPQNF
- a CDS encoding MFS transporter codes for the protein MATNAVEKPFGMRDKVGYMFGDLGNDMTFHLQSMFLMVFYTEVLGIQASAVGTLFLVSRIVDAFTDVGMGRIVDTAKPHPDGKFRVWIKRIAGPVALASFLMYQTGMQDASMTTKIIYMYVTYILWGSICYTAINIPYGSMASAITADPDGRTQLSTFRTVGATLASLVIGAITPIFIYDAAGSVKTDITFTVVAGVFSLLAIAFYALCYFMTTERVKITNSESQERKPFLETMGTIFSSRALAGIIIAALFMICGQLMMGSMNNYVFPNYYSSSTGISLVNTMNPLLTLLIAAPLGPGLAKRFGKKEVGAVGMIISAISYACAFLLRPDNMYVFIAFLSIAYLGFGIFNTVIWACIIDVIDDIEVQSGERDDGTIYALYSFARKLGQAFAGAASGWLLTGVGYVSGAANQTGDVIESIFNISTLVPGTAYLLAALALIFVYPLSKKRVDANAEVLASRR
- a CDS encoding GMP reductase, translated to MQTFDYEQVQLIPAKCIVTSRSQCDTSIELGGRTFKIPVVPANMQTVLNEELAEDLARNGYFYIMHRFEPEKRLDFVRDMNRKGLYASISVGVKEEEYAFVDQLAESGEEVAYITIDIAHGHSQTVIDMIKYLKEKLPHSFVIAGNIATPEAVRDLENAGADATKVGVGPGRVCITKIKTGFGTAGWQLSAIRLCAKAARKPIIADGGIRTHGDIAKSIRFGASMVMIGSLLAAHEESPGESVVEDGQTYKEYFGSASEFQKGQYKNVEGKKILLASRGSIYDTLKEMQEDLQSSISYAGGRDLKSLTTVDYVVVETIYNGD
- the pyrF gene encoding orotidine-5'-phosphate decarboxylase, with translation MDKRKPIIALDFASKQATLDWLDQFPDQSLNVKVGMTLYYSVGPDLLTTIKDRGHDIFLDLKLHDIPNTVGGAMTQLAKLGVDMVNVHAAGGRQMMTAAKEGLDRGTPAGKQSPLLIAVTQLTSTSQETMQADQLITCTLEESVSHYAQISHLAGLDGVVCSPREAKLIKAATGPDFITVCPGIRPANYTNRDDQVRIMTPEKAAQNGCDYIVVGRPITQAPDPYQSYLNICQAWQEALND